The following proteins are co-located in the Polystyrenella longa genome:
- a CDS encoding beta-ketoacyl-[acyl-carrier-protein] synthase family protein codes for MYDPHDDRNRIVITGIGLAAPNGNNLAEYRANLLAGVSGVVPYETRYMPPVLAGVCNFDVLRYQKRKDVRRGTRAGSLAVYCANEAVFDSGLDWENVSRDRVGVYIGITEHGNVETENEIANIKEFDYDTNFWSHHHNPRTVANNPAGEVTLNMKITGPALTIGAACAAGNAGFIQGVQMLRLGEVDLAIAGGVSESIHTFGIFASFKSQGALASHEDPSKACRPFDTKRNGIVVAEGGGLVTLERLSDAKARGATIYGEIAGYAINSDATDFVLPSRERQAECMQLALKRAELTADQIDIVSSHATATEQGDIEESAALHSVFGNSTKTVINNTKSFIGHAMGAAGALELLGNLPAFEDNVAHATINLDEQDPRCELSQIVANEPRQLKDVNYIFNNSFGMLGINSAVIVKKYT; via the coding sequence ATGTACGACCCGCACGACGACAGAAACCGCATTGTCATCACGGGAATAGGACTCGCCGCCCCCAATGGGAACAATCTGGCGGAGTACCGGGCCAACCTGCTGGCAGGTGTCTCGGGAGTCGTTCCGTATGAAACGCGCTACATGCCCCCCGTTCTGGCGGGAGTCTGTAATTTCGATGTCCTCCGTTATCAGAAACGGAAAGACGTTCGCCGCGGAACACGCGCGGGCTCGCTCGCCGTCTACTGCGCCAACGAAGCAGTCTTCGATTCCGGTCTCGACTGGGAAAATGTCTCGCGAGACCGCGTCGGCGTCTATATTGGCATTACTGAACATGGGAACGTCGAAACCGAAAACGAAATCGCTAACATCAAAGAGTTCGACTACGACACGAACTTCTGGTCACACCACCACAACCCGCGGACGGTAGCCAATAATCCGGCGGGGGAAGTGACCCTCAACATGAAAATCACTGGCCCAGCGCTCACCATTGGTGCAGCTTGCGCTGCCGGGAACGCTGGATTTATTCAGGGAGTACAAATGCTCCGGTTAGGCGAGGTTGATCTCGCGATTGCCGGGGGCGTCTCCGAAAGCATTCACACCTTCGGGATTTTTGCCAGTTTCAAAAGCCAGGGTGCACTGGCCTCCCACGAAGACCCTTCCAAGGCATGCCGTCCATTTGATACCAAACGGAACGGAATCGTCGTCGCTGAGGGGGGAGGACTGGTCACTCTCGAGCGGCTATCCGATGCGAAAGCCCGTGGGGCCACCATCTACGGTGAAATCGCCGGATACGCCATCAATAGCGACGCGACCGACTTTGTGCTTCCTTCCCGGGAACGGCAGGCTGAATGTATGCAGCTGGCACTCAAACGGGCGGAATTAACAGCTGATCAAATTGACATCGTCAGCAGTCATGCCACCGCGACTGAACAAGGTGACATCGAAGAATCAGCCGCTCTGCACAGCGTCTTTGGAAATTCGACTAAAACGGTGATTAACAACACCAAGAGCTTCATTGGCCACGCGATGGGGGCAGCTGGAGCCTTGGAACTTTTAGGCAATCTGCCAGCCTTTGAAGACAACGTCGCACACGCTACAATTAACCTCGACGAGCAGGATCCCCGCTGCGAACTGAGCCAGATTGTGGCCAATGAGCCGCGGCAATTGAAAGATGTAAACTACATTTTCAACAATTCCTTCGGCATGCTGGGAATCAACTCAGCGGTCATTGTCAAAAAATACACCTAA
- a CDS encoding DUF420 domain-containing protein, producing the protein MKSGFLGYDASFMLDFVVTALVLIVPALLFSIYQVKYRKEYKLHRSMQVALGLILLVAVVAFEVDTQLIHGGWQNIVNKDASAPRLDEEALIFVRKVLWVHLIFAVTTPFLWATTIILALKRFSDPPIPGPHSRLHKKLAWASTIDITMTSVTGLIFYYFAFMAG; encoded by the coding sequence ATGAAAAGTGGCTTCCTGGGCTATGATGCCTCATTCATGCTCGACTTCGTCGTGACGGCGCTCGTGCTGATTGTGCCCGCCCTCCTCTTCAGCATCTACCAGGTGAAGTACCGGAAAGAATATAAACTGCATCGATCCATGCAGGTGGCGCTCGGGCTCATTCTGCTGGTAGCAGTCGTTGCTTTCGAAGTGGATACCCAACTGATCCACGGTGGTTGGCAGAACATCGTTAATAAAGACGCCAGCGCCCCCCGACTGGATGAAGAAGCTCTCATCTTTGTTCGCAAAGTCCTCTGGGTTCACTTAATCTTCGCCGTGACGACACCATTCCTGTGGGCAACGACGATTATCCTCGCGTTGAAACGATTCTCGGACCCGCCGATTCCCGGTCCGCACAGCCGTCTTCACAAAAAGCTCGCCTGGGCATCGACCATTGATATCACCATGACATCGGTGACCGGTCTGATCTTCTACTACTTCGCCTTCATGGCGGGATAA
- a CDS encoding SLC5 family protein, with protein sequence MEWPFSTLDVVIFLVTLVGVMVVGLIAGRKEDTSEDYFLAGRQIRWWGVAGSIFGSNVSANHMVGMMGIGFTVGFAQAHFELGAILGLMVLCYFFLPVYRKLNIYTLSEYLEKRYDHRSRLAYAIIMLILMVLVEMVPALYIGSRSACVLLGETGTTVTVRDVDSEVTNFDPVTGEPVVGIATESKTFVEVVPSYYVAFVIAFALITASYTIFGGLKAVVYTDALQSLLILISGLTLAALTFSQLGGWDEMMTLDTVGDLAKGIAPAEKMHLYLPSNHEALPWTGVFTGLICMHCYYWGTNQFIVQRALGARNDIEARTGIVAAGFLKLLIPFFAIGTGIAAYYLFQIKQPDEHVVSDIAFTKLMDLVVPAGYGLFGLIAAGLIGAILSSIDSMMNSSATIVSVDIYKRYIKPDATDKEMILVGRVFIACAVLVATLMAIFVLNPNSERHFFLDIVDYQGYLTPGILVAFFFGMFWKRGTATAAFVTVLGGIAFSAIIDKGATWWLADVLDPQTNHASAEWVRANIGESLHFFHRVILVLICSSFLYVIVSLLQPAPTKEDLPTWQSTQNVSPLGSGLLVLGIAVALAVYISLGYLLVYELLSPLVAGLLGAAWTLIARAPSTVKSIGRRLAETDQKLVGVILTEDRVWSTLLCMLAIFMLYYYV encoded by the coding sequence ATGGAATGGCCGTTTTCAACTCTCGATGTCGTTATCTTTCTCGTGACGTTAGTCGGTGTCATGGTCGTCGGCCTGATTGCCGGGCGGAAAGAAGATACTTCTGAAGATTACTTTCTGGCCGGACGCCAAATTCGCTGGTGGGGAGTCGCGGGTTCGATCTTCGGTTCGAACGTGAGCGCCAACCACATGGTCGGCATGATGGGCATCGGCTTTACGGTCGGTTTCGCCCAGGCCCACTTCGAATTGGGGGCGATTCTCGGGTTGATGGTGCTCTGTTACTTCTTCCTGCCCGTTTATCGCAAACTCAATATCTATACGCTGTCGGAATATCTCGAAAAACGATACGACCACCGCAGCCGGTTGGCTTATGCCATCATCATGCTCATTCTGATGGTCCTCGTGGAGATGGTCCCCGCACTTTATATCGGTTCGCGTTCTGCCTGCGTGCTGTTGGGAGAGACTGGCACCACAGTCACTGTGCGCGACGTTGATTCGGAAGTGACTAACTTCGATCCCGTAACCGGCGAACCTGTTGTTGGAATCGCGACGGAATCAAAAACATTTGTGGAAGTCGTCCCCAGTTATTACGTTGCGTTTGTAATCGCTTTCGCCCTCATTACAGCCAGCTATACGATTTTCGGTGGATTAAAGGCCGTGGTTTATACCGATGCACTGCAATCGTTACTGATCCTCATTTCCGGGTTAACCCTGGCGGCGCTCACCTTCTCGCAATTGGGTGGTTGGGATGAAATGATGACGCTGGATACAGTGGGTGACCTTGCGAAGGGAATTGCGCCCGCGGAGAAAATGCATCTTTACCTACCCAGCAATCATGAAGCGTTGCCGTGGACGGGGGTCTTCACTGGGCTGATTTGCATGCACTGTTATTACTGGGGAACCAATCAGTTCATCGTCCAGCGTGCGTTGGGTGCCCGAAACGACATCGAAGCGCGAACCGGGATTGTGGCGGCTGGTTTTCTGAAACTGCTCATTCCGTTTTTCGCCATTGGTACGGGTATCGCCGCGTATTATCTCTTTCAGATCAAGCAACCGGATGAACATGTCGTCTCGGACATCGCCTTTACCAAACTGATGGACCTTGTGGTCCCAGCTGGGTACGGTTTATTTGGCCTGATTGCCGCCGGATTGATCGGAGCGATTCTCTCCTCCATCGACTCAATGATGAACTCGTCGGCGACGATTGTCTCCGTCGACATTTACAAACGGTACATCAAGCCAGACGCAACCGACAAAGAAATGATTCTCGTCGGTCGAGTCTTCATTGCCTGCGCTGTGCTGGTCGCGACGCTCATGGCGATCTTTGTGCTCAACCCGAATTCAGAACGGCATTTCTTCCTCGACATTGTCGATTACCAGGGCTACCTGACACCTGGAATTCTGGTCGCATTTTTCTTTGGGATGTTCTGGAAACGAGGCACGGCTACGGCGGCGTTCGTGACTGTCCTGGGCGGAATTGCCTTCTCCGCCATCATCGACAAGGGCGCCACCTGGTGGCTGGCCGACGTACTCGACCCACAAACGAATCACGCCTCGGCGGAATGGGTCCGGGCGAACATTGGCGAATCGTTACACTTCTTTCACCGGGTGATTCTGGTGCTGATTTGTTCTTCTTTCCTGTACGTCATCGTTAGTCTGCTGCAACCAGCACCGACGAAAGAAGACCTTCCCACCTGGCAGTCGACTCAGAATGTCAGTCCGCTTGGGAGCGGGTTACTCGTATTGGGAATTGCCGTCGCTCTGGCGGTCTATATTTCCTTGGGATATCTGCTTGTATACGAACTACTTTCTCCCTTGGTCGCGGGACTACTCGGAGCGGCTTGGACGTTGATCGCGCGGGCACCTTCGACCGTTAAAAGCATCGGTCGTCGTCTTGCGGAAACAGATCAGAAGTTGGTTGGAGTGATCCTCACCGAGGACCGGGTCTGGTCGACGCTGCTCTGTATGTTGGCGATTTTCATGCTGTATTATTACGTCTAA
- a CDS encoding acyl carrier protein, translated as MTSEQIRQVIIDILERIAPDEDLTNLDDSVPFREQMELDSMDFLDIVMELRKQYRVQIPEEDYGNLGTMDSTVTYLEPLLKDVESTV; from the coding sequence ATGACTTCTGAACAAATTCGTCAGGTAATTATCGACATCCTTGAACGCATTGCCCCAGACGAAGATCTGACGAACCTGGATGATTCCGTTCCATTCCGTGAACAAATGGAACTCGACAGTATGGACTTCCTGGATATCGTCATGGAACTCCGTAAACAGTATCGAGTACAAATTCCAGAAGAGGACTACGGCAACCTGGGTACCATGGACAGCACCGTCACCTACCTGGAGCCACTCCTGAAAGACGTCGAATCCACAGTTTGA
- a CDS encoding phytoene desaturase family protein, protein MKYDTIIIGAGLSGLAAGIRLAYYDQKVLILEKHTTIGGLNSFYRLRGRNYDVGLHAITNYAAPGTRTGPLAKLLKQLRLRWDDFNLTPQTGSAVVFPENRLNFNNDLQLLQQEINQQFPDQIDGFNRLTVQIEQFDDTNLNQPYLSARQIVQQYITDTTLEDMLFCPLMFYGSPTPHDMDFCQFVIMFKSIFLQGFARPPEGIRLILKNLVRKFKSLGGELKLRGGVAEILHHDGKACGVRLEDGTEHECDVLLSSAGSLETFRLTQPEGDQLSESEPQPGALSFIESIYALDKMPAELGIDETIIFYNNAPRFNYAPCDEPADLSSGIICSPNNFQYDDPSLVREGPTLRATVIASPAYWMNLSDDDYRAAKETWFPQIQEKVSEKLPPFADHIVDTDMFTPKTIWRFTGHVNGAVYGAPEKLRSGQTHLENLYICGTDQGFLGIIGSMLSGISIANLYVLSRM, encoded by the coding sequence GTGAAGTATGATACCATCATCATCGGCGCTGGCCTGTCTGGTCTGGCCGCGGGGATTCGACTCGCTTACTACGATCAGAAAGTGCTGATCCTGGAAAAGCACACCACGATCGGTGGGCTCAATTCGTTCTATCGGTTGCGTGGTCGCAATTACGATGTCGGTCTGCACGCCATCACCAACTATGCCGCTCCCGGTACGCGCACCGGTCCGCTGGCCAAACTTCTGAAACAACTACGACTGCGCTGGGACGATTTCAACCTGACGCCGCAGACAGGCTCGGCAGTTGTCTTTCCCGAAAATCGGTTAAACTTCAACAATGATCTCCAGTTACTGCAACAGGAAATCAACCAGCAGTTCCCGGATCAGATCGATGGCTTCAATCGATTGACGGTTCAGATCGAGCAGTTCGATGACACTAACCTGAATCAGCCTTATCTCTCGGCCCGGCAGATCGTGCAACAGTACATCACCGACACGACCTTGGAAGATATGCTGTTCTGCCCACTCATGTTTTACGGTAGCCCAACGCCGCATGACATGGACTTTTGCCAGTTCGTGATCATGTTCAAAAGCATCTTCCTGCAAGGCTTCGCCCGCCCGCCGGAAGGGATCCGTTTGATCCTCAAGAATCTGGTTCGCAAATTCAAATCGCTGGGCGGTGAACTCAAACTGCGCGGCGGTGTCGCCGAGATCCTGCACCACGACGGCAAAGCATGCGGTGTGCGATTGGAAGATGGTACCGAACACGAATGCGATGTTCTGCTTTCTTCGGCGGGTTCATTGGAGACGTTCCGATTAACACAACCCGAGGGCGACCAGCTTTCCGAAAGTGAACCGCAACCAGGGGCACTCTCGTTCATTGAATCGATCTACGCTCTCGATAAGATGCCTGCCGAATTGGGAATCGACGAGACGATCATCTTTTACAACAACGCTCCCCGGTTCAACTATGCCCCTTGTGATGAACCGGCTGATTTATCGAGCGGTATCATCTGCTCGCCTAATAATTTTCAGTACGACGACCCATCGCTGGTCAGAGAAGGTCCGACATTGCGGGCGACCGTGATTGCCAGCCCGGCTTACTGGATGAATCTTTCCGATGACGATTACCGCGCCGCGAAAGAGACCTGGTTTCCGCAGATTCAGGAGAAAGTGAGCGAAAAACTCCCGCCCTTCGCCGACCACATCGTCGACACCGATATGTTCACGCCCAAAACAATCTGGCGATTTACTGGCCATGTGAACGGGGCCGTCTACGGGGCCCCGGAAAAACTCCGCTCTGGCCAGACTCACTTGGAAAACCTCTACATCTGCGGAACAGACCAGGGATTCCTGGGAATCATCGGTTCCATGCTCTCAGGAATTTCCATCGCCAACCTGTACGTCCTGAGTCGCATGTAG
- a CDS encoding polysaccharide deacetylase family protein, protein MASGLYINFLIVSGVKMLRFLTLFTFTLCFAVTARAEDDQTRYVIIHADDAGMCHSVNMATIDSIENGIVNSSSIMVPCPWLKEYAEYCVNNPEGDYGLHLTLNSEWGTYRWTSVAPPSEVPSLHDPEGYMWGNLGDVAKHGLNNEVEKELRAQIERALAFKIPVSHLDTHMGTVAARQDFLETYVNLGVEYNLPVLFVRFSNQAFPGLNAKKVAELVDRLDSNGLPVLDNLVQIYSENDYDKREQLYLDAFEALKPGVTQVIVHCGYADDELRAVTSSAERRDADHSIFTDPEFIEKIEAMDVKLITWKEFHEMAKAKLQTAKSK, encoded by the coding sequence ATGGCATCCGGTCTATACATCAACTTTCTGATTGTTTCTGGAGTTAAGATGCTTCGCTTTCTCACTCTTTTTACGTTTACTCTTTGCTTCGCAGTTACAGCAAGAGCAGAGGATGATCAAACACGTTACGTGATCATCCACGCCGATGACGCAGGAATGTGCCACTCAGTAAACATGGCGACGATCGATTCCATTGAAAACGGAATTGTGAATTCGTCTAGCATCATGGTTCCCTGCCCATGGTTGAAAGAGTATGCCGAATACTGCGTGAATAATCCGGAGGGGGACTACGGGCTCCACCTGACGCTGAACTCCGAATGGGGGACTTATCGCTGGACTTCCGTAGCACCGCCGAGTGAAGTCCCCAGCCTGCATGATCCGGAAGGGTACATGTGGGGAAATCTGGGAGACGTTGCAAAGCATGGACTGAATAACGAGGTTGAGAAAGAACTGCGTGCACAAATCGAACGGGCACTGGCATTTAAAATTCCGGTGTCTCACCTCGATACCCATATGGGAACAGTCGCCGCTCGCCAGGATTTTCTGGAAACATATGTGAATCTGGGTGTTGAGTATAACCTTCCAGTACTCTTTGTCCGCTTTTCGAACCAAGCCTTTCCCGGGCTTAATGCCAAGAAAGTTGCTGAGCTGGTTGATCGACTCGATTCGAATGGTCTTCCCGTTCTCGACAACCTGGTTCAAATTTACTCCGAGAACGATTACGATAAACGGGAACAACTTTACTTGGATGCATTTGAAGCACTGAAACCGGGCGTTACCCAGGTCATCGTGCATTGCGGTTACGCCGACGATGAACTGCGGGCCGTCACGTCCAGTGCTGAACGGCGAGACGCCGACCACTCTATCTTCACAGACCCCGAGTTTATTGAGAAGATCGAAGCTATGGACGTGAAGCTGATCACGTGGAAAGAGTTTCACGAGATGGCAAAAGCCAAACTTCAGACCGCAAAATCGAAATGA